One Plasmodium vinckei vinckei genome assembly, chromosome: PVVCY_09 genomic region harbors:
- a CDS encoding V-type proton ATPase subunit F, putative, with amino-acid sequence MTSRRYKFFNETDLKIYIIGDEDSVVGFLLAGIGFRDGLGKKNFFIVNSKTSKSEIEEVFKEYTSKSDCGVILMNQQIADEIRHLVDLHDKILPTVLEIPSKDKPFDPNKDSIIQRVKLFFGGDISNIK; translated from the exons atgacATCTAgaagatataaatttttcaatGAAACAGacttgaaaatatatattataggGGATGAA GACTCTGTTGTCGGTTTTTTGCTAGCTGGAATTGGATTTAGAGATGGACTTgggaaaaaaaactttttcATTGTAAATTCAA AAACGAGTAAATCCGAAATTGAGGAAGTTTTCAAAGAATACACATCGAAAAGTGATTGTGGAGTTATATTAATGAATCAACAG ATAGCAGACGAAATAAGGCACCTTGTTGATTTGCATGACAAAATATTACCAACTGTTTTAGAAATACCATCAAAAGACAAGCCATTTGATCCCAACAAAGATTCTATTATACAAAgagtaaaattattttttggtggtgatatttcaaatataaaatga